One window from the genome of Pararhizobium gei encodes:
- a CDS encoding YcxB family protein, translating into MEKLLSATRAGGNWHLEFRDNRMEALVATEVVREISGDMNRSYLDRFFVRIRNVFLYFYYILFLCSVSLMTMLILYSVFPKVGRTDFIMRFGIFVLITVIAHFVLKTYFKISLRHFGKGSDVTCDIDFQCLTYNGGKQRIEIRWQEVMEVRETESYFMIFAGPEAQIALPKRVFDSERKLLKFRMFCLQALENARVENEQQSCSPACSPESP; encoded by the coding sequence TTGGAAAAATTGCTGTCCGCCACAAGAGCGGGCGGCAATTGGCATCTGGAATTTCGCGACAATAGAATGGAAGCGCTTGTCGCCACCGAAGTCGTTCGGGAAATATCCGGGGATATGAACAGAAGTTATTTAGATCGATTCTTCGTCCGTATTCGCAACGTATTTCTATATTTTTATTACATCCTGTTTCTTTGCTCCGTGTCGTTGATGACGATGCTGATCCTTTATTCCGTTTTCCCGAAAGTCGGGAGGACAGATTTTATAATGCGTTTCGGAATTTTTGTGCTGATCACTGTCATCGCGCATTTCGTCCTAAAAACTTACTTCAAGATTTCCCTTCGGCATTTCGGCAAAGGGAGCGATGTCACATGTGACATCGATTTTCAGTGCCTGACCTACAATGGTGGGAAACAGAGGATCGAGATACGATGGCAGGAGGTTATGGAAGTCCGGGAAACAGAAAGCTATTTCATGATCTTCGCGGGCCCAGAGGCACAAATCGCGTTGCCGAAACGCGTTTTTGACAGCGAGAGAAAACTTCTGAAGTTCAGAATGTTCTGCTTGCAAGCGCTTGAAAATGCGCGGGTCGAAAATGAGCAACAAAGCTGCAGCCCCGCCTGCAGCCCTGAAAGCCCTTAA
- the infB gene encoding translation initiation factor IF-2 produces the protein MTDNNDDKTFGGAKKTLTLKPSGVTQGTVRQDMGRGRTKAVVVETRKRRPIRPEDEKPVVAVTAPAPVVREQPRPAPVQQPSRPAPQNQSRPAPQNQQPRQDHRQPEQNRPRVGVVLNQLSAGEIDARRRALAEAQARDAEDAKRRAEEEARRQVEEAARLQQEQEEAARRAAEEAARSPAEREAERVAIEAAKAAEIEAAAVEARKAEDRARAQAAKPATTATPAVPPAALRGRKPETEDDDARKNRGSTVAPVRGKVVRPEPAKAPARPKTEEERRKGKLTLTAALDDDGNPRGRSMAAMRRRQEKFRRSQMQETREKVMREVVLPETITIQELSQRMAERAVDVIKYLMKEGQMMKPGDVIDADLAELIATEFGHTVRRVSESDVEEGIFNAADDGEMQPRAPIVTIMGHVDHGKTSLLDAIRQTHVVSGEAGGITQHIGAYQVEQNGSKITFIDTPGHAAFTAMRARGAQATDIAVLVVAADDSVMPQTIESISHAKAAGVPIIVAINKIDKHEANPDKVRQQLLQHEVFVESMGGEVLDVEVSAKTGKNLDKLLEAILLQAEILDLRANADRTAEGTVVEAQLDRGRGAVATVLVQKGTLRPGQIIVAGDQWGRVRALVNDKGEHVKEAPPSMPVEVLGLSGTPQAGDKFAVVENESRAREISEYRQRLTRDKAVARASGQRGSLEQMMMTLQNTGLKEFPLVIKGDVQGSIEAIIGALDKLGTEEVRARIVHSGAGGITESDISLAESSNAAIIGFNVRANTQARTAAERAGIEIRYYNIIYDLVDDVKAAMSGLLSPERRETFLGNAEILEVFNITKTGKVAGCRVIEGKVERGAGVRLVRDNVVIHEGKLKTLKRFKDEVSEVPMGQECGMAFENYEDIRAGDTIECFRVEHITRTL, from the coding sequence ATGACTGACAACAACGACGACAAGACATTCGGCGGAGCCAAGAAGACGCTGACCCTGAAGCCCTCCGGGGTCACTCAGGGAACTGTTCGGCAGGACATGGGTCGTGGCCGGACGAAAGCGGTCGTGGTCGAGACGCGCAAGCGCCGGCCGATACGGCCGGAAGACGAGAAGCCGGTCGTTGCCGTTACCGCGCCGGCTCCGGTCGTGCGCGAACAGCCACGCCCTGCCCCGGTACAGCAGCCATCTCGGCCCGCACCCCAGAACCAGTCGCGACCCGCACCCCAGAACCAGCAGCCCCGTCAGGACCACCGCCAGCCGGAGCAGAACCGGCCGCGCGTCGGCGTCGTTCTGAACCAGTTGTCAGCCGGCGAGATCGACGCCCGCCGCCGGGCGCTTGCCGAAGCGCAGGCCCGCGATGCCGAGGATGCGAAACGTCGTGCCGAGGAAGAGGCGCGCCGCCAGGTCGAAGAAGCAGCGCGTCTGCAGCAGGAACAGGAAGAAGCAGCCCGCCGGGCCGCCGAGGAGGCTGCCCGTTCGCCTGCCGAGCGTGAGGCCGAACGCGTCGCCATCGAAGCGGCGAAAGCCGCAGAGATCGAAGCTGCCGCCGTGGAAGCCCGCAAGGCGGAAGACCGGGCGCGCGCTCAGGCTGCGAAGCCCGCGACCACGGCGACCCCTGCCGTGCCGCCCGCCGCGTTGCGTGGCCGCAAGCCGGAAACGGAAGATGACGATGCCCGCAAGAACCGGGGGAGCACTGTTGCTCCGGTCCGCGGCAAGGTCGTGCGTCCGGAACCCGCCAAGGCCCCTGCCCGTCCGAAGACCGAAGAAGAGCGCCGCAAGGGCAAGCTGACGCTGACCGCCGCTCTCGACGACGATGGCAATCCGCGTGGCCGCTCCATGGCCGCCATGCGCCGCCGCCAGGAAAAGTTTCGGCGCAGCCAGATGCAGGAGACCCGTGAAAAGGTCATGCGCGAGGTTGTCCTGCCGGAAACCATCACCATTCAGGAACTGTCGCAGCGTATGGCCGAGCGGGCCGTCGATGTCATCAAGTACCTGATGAAGGAAGGCCAGATGATGAAACCGGGCGACGTCATCGACGCCGACCTTGCCGAACTCATCGCTACGGAATTTGGCCACACGGTCAGGCGCGTTTCGGAATCCGATGTCGAAGAAGGCATCTTCAATGCCGCTGACGATGGCGAAATGCAGCCGCGCGCGCCGATCGTCACCATCATGGGCCATGTCGATCACGGCAAGACCTCGCTGCTCGACGCCATTCGCCAGACCCATGTGGTTTCGGGCGAAGCCGGCGGCATCACCCAGCATATCGGCGCCTATCAGGTCGAGCAGAACGGCAGCAAGATCACGTTCATCGACACGCCCGGCCACGCCGCCTTTACGGCGATGCGTGCCCGTGGCGCCCAGGCGACCGACATTGCCGTGCTTGTGGTTGCCGCGGACGACAGCGTGATGCCGCAGACGATCGAGTCGATCAGCCACGCCAAGGCTGCCGGCGTGCCGATCATCGTTGCCATCAACAAGATCGACAAGCATGAGGCAAACCCGGACAAGGTTCGCCAGCAGTTGCTGCAGCACGAAGTCTTCGTGGAATCCATGGGCGGTGAAGTGCTCGACGTGGAAGTGTCGGCGAAAACAGGCAAGAATCTCGACAAGCTGCTCGAAGCTATCCTGCTCCAGGCTGAAATCCTCGACCTGCGGGCCAATGCGGACCGCACGGCCGAAGGCACAGTCGTGGAAGCGCAGCTCGACCGCGGCCGTGGTGCGGTTGCAACCGTTCTCGTCCAGAAAGGCACGCTGCGGCCCGGCCAGATCATCGTTGCCGGCGACCAGTGGGGCCGCGTTCGCGCGCTCGTCAACGACAAGGGCGAGCATGTCAAGGAAGCACCGCCGTCCATGCCGGTGGAAGTGCTCGGCCTGTCCGGCACCCCACAGGCCGGCGATAAGTTCGCCGTCGTGGAAAACGAAAGCCGCGCCCGCGAGATCTCCGAGTATCGTCAGCGCCTGACCCGCGACAAGGCTGTTGCCCGCGCGTCCGGCCAGCGCGGTTCGCTCGAGCAGATGATGATGACGCTGCAGAACACCGGGTTGAAGGAATTCCCGCTGGTCATCAAGGGCGATGTGCAGGGTTCGATCGAAGCGATCATCGGCGCTCTCGACAAGCTGGGCACCGAAGAGGTGCGCGCGCGCATCGTTCATTCGGGCGCCGGCGGCATCACCGAATCGGACATCTCGCTTGCCGAATCGTCGAATGCGGCCATCATCGGCTTCAACGTCCGCGCCAATACCCAGGCTCGGACTGCTGCCGAGCGCGCCGGTATCGAGATCCGCTACTACAACATCATCTACGATCTGGTGGATGACGTGAAGGCAGCGATGTCGGGCCTGCTTTCTCCGGAGCGTCGCGAAACCTTCCTCGGCAATGCCGAGATCCTGGAGGTGTTCAACATCACCAAGACCGGCAAGGTCGCGGGTTGCCGTGTCATCGAAGGCAAGGTGGAGCGTGGGGCCGGTGTTCGCCTTGTGCGCGACAATGTCGTCATCCACGAAGGCAAGCTCAAGACCCTCAAGCGCTTCAAGGACGAAGTCTCCGAAGTGCCGATGGGCCAGGAATGCGGCATGGCCTTTGAGAACTACGAGGATATCCGCGCTGGCGACACGATCGAGTGCTTCCGCGTCGAACATATCACCCGCACGCTGTAA
- a CDS encoding RNA-binding protein, whose translation MLIEDRDPEGAIEDDAVNGRMCIVTRQSGTPETLIRFVAGPDGRVVADLKKQLPGRGCWVTAERPVLEKAIAKKLFVRALKKPEAVAGPELADEVDRLLSVQLGGMMNMARKAAQFVSGASKVEQAVRGLAAIATFHAVDAAADGVRKIDQARKAMSFVASDGQEIPSFRFFTEAEMEGLLGQNAFIHACALAGQAGEGVVKRANMLERYRGTVPARAVGAETGLPTQ comes from the coding sequence ATGCTGATCGAAGACAGGGATCCGGAAGGGGCGATCGAGGATGACGCCGTGAATGGCCGTATGTGCATCGTGACACGGCAAAGCGGAACGCCGGAAACACTGATCCGCTTTGTCGCCGGCCCCGATGGCCGGGTGGTGGCGGACTTGAAGAAGCAGTTGCCGGGGCGCGGTTGCTGGGTGACCGCCGAACGGCCTGTGCTTGAGAAGGCGATTGCCAAAAAGCTCTTTGTCCGGGCCCTGAAAAAGCCCGAGGCGGTTGCCGGACCGGAGCTTGCAGACGAGGTGGACCGGCTGCTTTCGGTGCAGCTCGGCGGTATGATGAACATGGCCAGAAAGGCTGCTCAGTTCGTCAGCGGCGCCTCGAAAGTGGAGCAGGCGGTGCGTGGGTTGGCGGCAATCGCCACCTTTCACGCGGTGGACGCCGCGGCGGATGGCGTGCGCAAGATAGACCAGGCGCGCAAGGCGATGAGCTTTGTCGCCAGCGACGGACAGGAAATACCGAGTTTTCGTTTCTTCACCGAAGCGGAAATGGAAGGCCTTTTGGGCCAGAATGCTTTTATCCATGCTTGCGCGCTTGCAGGGCAGGCGGGTGAGGGTGTAGTGAAACGCGCAAACATGCTCGAAAGATACCGGGGAACAGTCCCGGCCCGAGCCGTTGGCGCCGAAACTGGCTTGCCGACACAATGA
- the nusA gene encoding transcription termination factor NusA: protein MAVSANRLELLQIADAVAREKVIDREIVLAAMADAIQKAARSRYGSESNIRADINSKTGEIRLQRLLEVVEVAEDYGTQIPLELARDRNPDAILGDFIADPLPPMDFGRIAAQSAKQVIVQKVREAERDRQFDEFKDRIGEIVNGTVKRVEYGNVIVDLGRGEGIIRRDEMIPRENMRYGDRVRSYVYDVRREQRGPQIFLSRTHPQFMVKLFTMEVPEIYDGIIQIRSVARDPGSRAKIAVISNDSSIDPVGACVGMRGSRVQAVVAELQGEKIDIIPWNENPASFIVNALQPAEVSKVVLDEDAERIEVVVPDEQLSLAIGRRGQNVRLASQLTGWDIDIMTEAEESERRQKEFNERTALFMEALDVDEMVGQVLASEGFAAVEELAYVELDEIASIDGFDDDTASELQTRAREYLDRLEAEMDAKRKELGVSDDLRGIDGLTGQMLVALGEDGIKTMEDFAGCAADDLVGWSERKDGETKKFEGLFQKFEVSRVEAERMVLQARLAVGWITQEDLKREEEALEVMEGAEQDA from the coding sequence ATGGCAGTGAGTGCTAACAGGCTCGAACTTCTGCAGATCGCGGATGCCGTCGCGCGCGAAAAGGTCATCGACCGCGAAATCGTTCTGGCCGCCATGGCCGACGCGATCCAGAAGGCCGCGCGCTCGCGCTACGGTTCTGAAAGCAACATCCGCGCCGATATCAACTCCAAGACCGGCGAGATCCGCCTTCAGCGTCTTCTGGAGGTGGTGGAAGTCGCCGAGGATTACGGTACGCAGATCCCGCTCGAACTTGCCCGCGACCGCAACCCGGACGCTATTCTGGGCGACTTCATCGCCGACCCGCTGCCGCCGATGGATTTCGGCCGTATCGCCGCCCAGTCCGCCAAGCAGGTCATCGTTCAGAAGGTTCGGGAAGCCGAGCGTGATCGCCAGTTCGACGAATTCAAGGACCGCATTGGCGAAATCGTCAACGGAACAGTCAAGCGTGTGGAATACGGCAATGTCATCGTCGATCTCGGCCGCGGCGAAGGCATCATCCGGCGCGACGAAATGATTCCGCGCGAAAACATGCGCTATGGCGATCGCGTCCGCTCCTACGTCTATGACGTGCGCCGCGAACAGCGCGGTCCGCAGATTTTCCTGTCGCGCACCCATCCACAGTTCATGGTGAAGCTGTTCACCATGGAAGTTCCGGAAATCTACGACGGCATCATCCAGATCCGCTCGGTTGCCCGCGACCCCGGCTCGCGTGCCAAGATCGCCGTGATTTCGAACGACTCATCGATCGATCCGGTCGGCGCCTGCGTTGGTATGCGCGGCTCGCGCGTTCAGGCCGTCGTTGCCGAACTTCAGGGCGAGAAGATCGACATCATCCCTTGGAACGAAAATCCGGCATCGTTTATCGTCAATGCTCTGCAGCCGGCCGAAGTGTCCAAGGTCGTTCTCGACGAGGATGCCGAACGCATCGAGGTCGTGGTTCCCGACGAGCAGCTATCGCTGGCCATCGGTCGTCGCGGCCAGAACGTCCGGCTCGCCTCGCAGCTCACCGGCTGGGATATCGACATCATGACGGAAGCGGAAGAGTCCGAGCGCCGCCAGAAGGAGTTCAACGAACGCACCGCCCTGTTCATGGAAGCGCTCGACGTCGACGAAATGGTCGGCCAGGTTCTGGCCTCGGAAGGCTTCGCGGCCGTCGAGGAACTGGCCTATGTGGAGCTCGACGAAATCGCCTCGATTGACGGTTTCGATGACGACACCGCCAGCGAACTGCAGACCCGTGCCCGCGAATATCTCGACCGCCTGGAAGCGGAAATGGATGCCAAGCGCAAGGAACTCGGTGTCTCCGACGATCTGCGCGGGATCGACGGCCTGACAGGCCAGATGCTCGTGGCGCTGGGAGAGGATGGCATCAAGACCATGGAAGACTTCGCAGGCTGCGCGGCGGACGATCTTGTCGGCTGGTCGGAACGCAAGGACGGCGAGACGAAGAAATTCGAGGGCCTGTTCCAGAAGTTCGAAGTTTCACGCGTCGAGGCCGAGCGCATGGTGTTGCAGGCGCGTCTGGCCGTCGGCTGGATCACGCAGGAAGATCTGAAACGTGAAGAGGAAGCACTCGAAGTTATGGAAGGCGCGGAACAGGACGCGTGA
- the rimP gene encoding ribosome maturation factor RimP, which produces MSDQTTAENIQEPRLIAETGIDRRIADIIEPVIMPMGYQLVRVRLSSQNGATLQIMAERLDGTMTVQDCEAISTAISPVLDVEDPVDREYHLEVSSPGIDRPMVRKSDFTRWAGHLIKFETSILVDNRKRFRGKILSADEDGFTIERDQPAYGEEPKVVIPFSALAEGRLILTDDLIRDALTADKKAKAAQAAHGTAANENFEDEDSPIN; this is translated from the coding sequence TTGTCCGATCAGACAACAGCAGAAAATATACAGGAACCGCGGCTGATTGCCGAAACCGGAATCGACCGGCGCATTGCCGACATCATCGAGCCGGTCATCATGCCGATGGGTTATCAACTGGTGCGGGTGCGCCTGTCCTCACAAAACGGCGCAACGCTGCAGATCATGGCCGAGCGGCTGGATGGCACGATGACCGTTCAGGATTGCGAAGCTATTTCGACGGCGATTTCGCCGGTGTTGGATGTGGAAGATCCGGTCGATCGGGAGTATCATCTCGAAGTGTCGTCGCCGGGCATCGACCGGCCGATGGTGCGCAAGTCGGACTTTACCCGATGGGCGGGGCATCTGATCAAGTTCGAAACATCGATCCTGGTCGATAATCGTAAGCGTTTTCGCGGCAAAATTCTATCGGCAGACGAGGACGGCTTTACGATCGAGCGCGACCAGCCGGCCTATGGCGAAGAGCCCAAGGTCGTCATTCCCTTCTCGGCACTGGCCGAGGGACGGCTGATCCTGACGGACGACCTGATCCGCGACGCGCTGACGGCAGACAAGAAGGCGAAGGCAGCCCAAGCCGCACACGGGACGGCCGCCAACGAAAACTTCGAAGACGAAGATTCGCCGATCAATTGA
- a CDS encoding MFS transporter: protein MPQRLSPLAPFRNDTFRTIWVASLASNFGGLVQAVGAAWMMTSITSSANMVALVQASTSLPIMLFSLVSGALADNFDRRRIMLVAQCFMLTVSALLTVFTYFGLITPWLLLTFTFLIGCGTALNNPSWQASVGDMVPRDVLPAAVALNSMGFNITRSVGPAIGGAIVAAAGAAAAFAANTLSYFAILFALIRWRRAETPSKLPRESMGRAISAGLRYVAMSPNIGKVLFRGFVFGLSASAILALLPLVARDLIGGGPLIYGVLLGAFGLGAIGGALLSARLRERLSSEWIVRIAFGGFAVSSLLTAVSPYEWLTCLALLLSGAGWVLALSLFNTTVQLSTPRWVVGRALSLYQTTTFGGMAAGSWIWGQAAETYGPAPALMMSALVMLAGAAIGLRLPLPEFQALNLDPLNRFSEPLLKLDLKPRSGPIVVMIDYEIADEDVSEFLKAMAERRRIRIRDGAGQWGLMRDLENPTVWTETYHVPTWVEYVRHNQRRTQADAMVSDRLLELHRGSLLPRVHRMIERQTILPYDYERYKQQMDMH from the coding sequence TTGCCGCAGAGACTATCGCCACTGGCGCCATTCAGAAACGACACCTTCCGCACGATATGGGTGGCAAGTCTCGCATCCAATTTTGGTGGCCTGGTTCAGGCTGTGGGTGCTGCCTGGATGATGACCTCGATTACCTCGTCAGCCAACATGGTGGCGCTGGTTCAGGCCTCCACATCGCTGCCGATCATGTTGTTCTCGCTGGTATCCGGAGCACTGGCAGACAATTTCGACCGGCGCCGGATCATGCTGGTGGCCCAGTGCTTCATGCTCACTGTTTCTGCTCTCCTGACAGTTTTCACCTATTTCGGGCTGATAACCCCCTGGCTTCTGCTGACATTCACCTTTCTCATCGGCTGCGGCACGGCGCTCAACAATCCTTCCTGGCAGGCCTCCGTCGGCGACATGGTTCCGCGCGACGTGCTTCCCGCCGCGGTCGCCCTGAACAGCATGGGCTTCAACATCACCCGCTCGGTCGGCCCGGCAATCGGCGGGGCTATCGTCGCCGCAGCCGGTGCCGCTGCCGCCTTCGCAGCAAATACGCTCAGCTATTTCGCCATCCTTTTCGCGCTGATCCGCTGGCGGCGGGCGGAGACGCCAAGCAAGCTGCCGCGCGAATCCATGGGCCGGGCGATTTCGGCGGGCCTGCGCTATGTCGCCATGTCACCCAACATTGGCAAGGTCCTGTTCCGCGGCTTTGTCTTCGGTCTGTCTGCAAGCGCCATTCTTGCTCTTCTGCCGCTGGTGGCGCGCGATCTGATTGGCGGCGGCCCCCTGATTTACGGCGTGCTGCTCGGGGCATTCGGTCTGGGCGCCATCGGGGGCGCCTTGCTCAGCGCCAGGCTGCGCGAGCGCCTGTCGAGCGAGTGGATCGTCCGGATTGCCTTTGGCGGTTTTGCCGTGAGCAGCCTGCTTACGGCCGTCAGTCCTTATGAATGGCTGACCTGTCTGGCTCTGCTGCTCTCCGGCGCCGGCTGGGTCCTGGCACTGTCGCTGTTCAACACGACGGTGCAATTGTCGACGCCGCGCTGGGTGGTGGGCAGGGCGCTGTCGCTCTACCAGACAACCACCTTTGGCGGCATGGCGGCTGGCAGCTGGATCTGGGGGCAAGCGGCCGAGACCTATGGGCCGGCACCGGCGCTGATGATGTCTGCTCTGGTGATGCTGGCGGGGGCGGCCATCGGTCTGCGACTGCCGCTTCCGGAGTTTCAGGCGCTCAATCTCGATCCGCTCAATCGTTTCTCCGAGCCGCTTCTGAAGCTCGACCTGAAGCCCCGCAGCGGCCCGATCGTCGTCATGATCGACTATGAAATCGCCGATGAGGATGTTTCCGAATTTCTCAAGGCCATGGCGGAGCGCCGGCGTATCCGTATCCGCGACGGCGCCGGGCAGTGGGGGCTGATGCGCGATCTGGAAAACCCGACCGTCTGGACGGAGACCTATCATGTGCCGACCTGGGTGGAATATGTCCGGCATAACCAACGCCGCACGCAGGCCGATGCCATGGTGAGCGACCGCCTGCTGGAACTACATCGTGGCAGCCTGCTGCCCCGTGTCCATCGGATGATCGAGCGCCAGACCATCCTTCCCTATGACTACGAGCGTTACAAACAGCAGATGGATATGCATTAG
- a CDS encoding PQQ-dependent sugar dehydrogenase, producing the protein MRSHLLLSTGLLLCTVLAAPALSQSSGGTPVETRKANGAGQKPAFEGQTRAAQPEARPEIKVDIVADDLPKAWAMEFLPDGRMLVTAKEGTLHIVSEEGDVGTAISGVPDVDASGQGGLLDVALAPDFETSRMIFFSFSEPRDGGNGTSVASAKLVEAEGGAAALEGTKVIFRQMPTYDGDKHYGSRLVFGPQNELYVTVGERSDPETRVQAQDISSGFGKVFRIDIEGKALADNPFIGKDGALPEILSYGHRNLQAAALDGQGRLWTVEHGPKGGDELNRPEAGKNYGWPKVTYGIDYSGDKIGEGITALEGTEQPVYYWDPVIGPSGMVYYDGKAIPEWKDTFLIGGLVTQGLVVLHMEGDRVKFEEHVPLDARIRDVKVAPDGSVYALTESRRGASTIIRLTKA; encoded by the coding sequence ATGCGATCGCATCTTCTTCTTTCTACCGGACTTCTTCTCTGCACTGTATTGGCAGCACCGGCTCTGTCGCAATCATCCGGCGGTACCCCCGTTGAAACCCGCAAAGCCAATGGGGCCGGCCAGAAGCCGGCCTTTGAAGGGCAGACACGGGCAGCGCAGCCGGAAGCAAGGCCGGAAATCAAGGTCGATATTGTCGCCGACGACCTGCCGAAGGCCTGGGCAATGGAGTTCCTGCCTGATGGCCGGATGCTGGTGACGGCCAAGGAAGGAACGTTGCACATCGTATCCGAAGAGGGCGATGTCGGTACAGCAATTTCCGGCGTCCCGGATGTTGACGCAAGCGGGCAGGGAGGGCTTCTCGACGTCGCACTTGCGCCAGATTTCGAAACATCCCGGATGATCTTCTTTTCCTTCTCCGAGCCCCGTGACGGTGGCAATGGAACCTCCGTGGCATCTGCAAAGCTGGTGGAAGCGGAAGGCGGCGCAGCGGCGCTAGAGGGCACCAAGGTCATCTTCCGCCAGATGCCGACCTATGATGGAGACAAGCACTACGGCTCGCGCCTGGTCTTCGGCCCGCAAAACGAACTTTACGTGACCGTTGGGGAACGCTCGGATCCCGAGACACGGGTGCAGGCGCAGGACATTTCCAGCGGTTTTGGCAAGGTCTTCCGTATTGATATTGAGGGTAAGGCTCTGGCCGACAATCCGTTCATCGGAAAAGACGGTGCTCTCCCCGAAATCTTGTCCTACGGCCACCGCAACCTGCAGGCTGCGGCGCTGGACGGGCAGGGCCGTCTTTGGACGGTAGAGCATGGGCCGAAGGGCGGCGATGAACTGAACCGGCCGGAAGCCGGCAAGAATTACGGCTGGCCGAAGGTGACCTACGGGATCGATTACAGCGGCGACAAGATCGGTGAGGGCATCACCGCGCTGGAGGGAACGGAGCAGCCGGTTTACTATTGGGACCCGGTCATCGGCCCGTCCGGCATGGTGTATTACGATGGAAAGGCAATTCCGGAATGGAAGGACACTTTCCTGATCGGCGGCCTTGTCACGCAGGGTTTGGTTGTCCTGCACATGGAGGGCGACAGGGTCAAGTTCGAGGAGCATGTGCCGCTCGATGCCCGCATCCGTGACGTCAAGGTCGCTCCGGATGGCTCGGTCTACGCGCTTACCGAAAGCCGCCGTGGTGCATCGACAATCATCAGGCTGACGAAAGCGTAA
- a CDS encoding lytic murein transglycosylase, whose amino-acid sequence MIVATIVSLSPLPTLAASKADTEAQFRQWLQTDLWPEAQTSGISQTSFTAAFKSVTLNWDLPDLVPPGTKPRDEQKQSQAEFSSPGAYFSEKRLQGLAGTGRSLAKTHAATLRKIEKTYGVPGAIVLAVWGRESGYGRAKIPYPVMDVLATKAFMSTRPDLFRRELIAALHILDSGDVREADMKGSWAGAMGQPQFLPSSFLKYAVDFDGDGRRDIWNSIPDSLGSIAHYLSKKGWQRGRDWGFEVYIPANVSCAQEGPDLAKPISQWAADGVERASGKAFPAGEAKASGMMLVPAGRHGPEFIVTPNFYVIKEYNNSDLYALFIGNLADRISGGGSAFKGPFGDVGKMLRSDVLKMQKALQAKGYDVGKADGLAGYKTRRSMGDWQSKNGIEPTCFPDASLKANLR is encoded by the coding sequence ATGATCGTTGCAACGATCGTCTCACTTTCCCCACTCCCCACCCTCGCCGCCTCCAAGGCTGATACCGAGGCGCAATTTCGCCAATGGCTGCAGACCGACCTCTGGCCGGAGGCGCAGACATCCGGCATTTCGCAGACGTCCTTCACTGCCGCCTTCAAAAGCGTGACGTTGAACTGGGACTTGCCCGATCTCGTGCCGCCCGGCACCAAGCCACGGGATGAGCAGAAACAGAGCCAGGCGGAGTTCTCATCCCCCGGCGCCTATTTCTCTGAAAAGAGGCTGCAGGGACTGGCCGGCACCGGCCGAAGCCTTGCAAAAACCCATGCCGCGACGTTGCGGAAAATCGAAAAGACCTACGGCGTGCCCGGCGCGATCGTGCTTGCCGTCTGGGGGCGCGAATCCGGCTATGGGCGTGCGAAGATCCCGTATCCGGTGATGGATGTTCTGGCGACCAAGGCCTTCATGTCCACCAGGCCGGATCTCTTCCGGCGCGAGTTGATCGCCGCGCTACACATCCTCGACAGCGGCGATGTGCGCGAGGCGGATATGAAGGGCTCCTGGGCGGGCGCCATGGGACAACCTCAATTCCTGCCGTCCAGCTTTTTGAAGTATGCCGTGGATTTCGACGGCGACGGGCGCCGCGACATCTGGAACTCGATTCCTGATTCCCTCGGTTCGATCGCCCATTATCTTTCAAAAAAGGGCTGGCAGCGCGGCCGCGACTGGGGATTTGAAGTCTATATTCCCGCCAATGTTTCCTGCGCGCAGGAAGGCCCGGATCTGGCAAAGCCGATTTCCCAATGGGCCGCTGACGGCGTCGAGCGCGCCTCCGGCAAGGCGTTTCCGGCTGGCGAAGCCAAGGCAAGCGGCATGATGCTGGTTCCGGCGGGACGCCATGGGCCGGAATTTATCGTCACGCCGAATTTCTACGTCATAAAGGAATACAACAATTCCGACCTCTACGCGCTGTTCATCGGCAATCTCGCCGACCGTATTTCCGGCGGCGGCAGCGCTTTCAAGGGTCCGTTCGGCGATGTCGGCAAGATGCTGCGTTCCGACGTGTTGAAGATGCAGAAGGCACTGCAGGCCAAAGGTTACGACGTTGGCAAGGCCGATGGTCTTGCAGGCTATAAGACACGCCGTTCCATGGGTGATTGGCAGTCAAAGAACGGTATCGAGCCCACATGCTTTCCCGATGCAAGCCTGAAGGCCAACCTCCGATGA